CCAATTTACCACCCAGGGCAGTGGAAATTTCGCTTTCAGCCACCTGTAACATTCCCGTTATCAGTCCAGTACATGGTTACCTTCTTTCGTGCGCGGTATCAATTAAAAACCAATTACGATCATGAAGACAAGAACCCTTATTCTGCTGGGAAGCATTGCTTTACTTGCAGCCTGCCAAGGCAAACACGGTGACTATGAAATGGCGAATACTGACAAACGTGCCTTTGACAGTGCCACGGCGGACACGGCAGCTGCGGACAGCGCTGCTATAGCCAAACTGGTGAAGACAGCTGATATAAGCTTTAAGGTTAAGAATGTACAACAAACCGGCGATACCATCTCTGCGTTAACGGCACGTATTGGTGGTATGGTTATGCATCACCAGATGACATCCAGTGTAAACAACAGCGAGGATATACATGTCAGCGGCGACTCATTGATGCGGGTATCTGCTTTTAGCACAAGTGCAGATATGACCGTTAAGGTACCATCTGCCAGGCTGCAGGAGTTCATGACCAAGATAAGCCACATGGGCCTGTATGTTACCCGGCGGCAAATGGACATTGAGGATAAATCTTTAGATTACTTATCAACCAAGCTGAAGTTACAAAGCCGTAAAGAACTGGTAGCACAGCAAAAAAGCGGTAAGGTAACGATAAAGGATCCGCAGAAAGTGCTCTGGCTGAAGGATGACATGACAGACGGACAAATTGAAAACCAGCAGATTGATCAGAATGTGCGATACAGCAATGTTAGTCTGGCGTTTTTCCAGAGCAATACTATATTGAAAGAAATGATTGCTAATGATGACCCTTCGGCATACCAGCTGCCTTTTTTTAAACGCCTGTTGATGGCCCTTGCAAACGGATGGACGATATTTGTTGAGCTTATTTTAGGGTTAGCGTATTTGTGGGTGCTGATACTTGCCGGCGTGGGCTTGTGGATAGGCTATAAAACTTATAAAAAGAATTACCCATCACCGGTAAGCAAAAGCATTTAAAAACAATCTGAAGTAACAGCCACTTCCTGCATAAAAAAGGCGGCCCGAACATTTGTTCGGCCGCCTTTTTTAATGATACTCTTACTATCCAAGCTTTTTATAGCGGATTCTTTTCGGCGCAACATCACCGAGGCGCTTCTTGCGATTCTCTTCGTATTCGCTGTAGTTTCCTTCAAAAAAGTAAACCTGCGAGTTCCCTTCAAATGC
The genomic region above belongs to Mucilaginibacter terrenus and contains:
- a CDS encoding DUF4349 domain-containing protein; this encodes MKTRTLILLGSIALLAACQGKHGDYEMANTDKRAFDSATADTAAADSAAIAKLVKTADISFKVKNVQQTGDTISALTARIGGMVMHHQMTSSVNNSEDIHVSGDSLMRVSAFSTSADMTVKVPSARLQEFMTKISHMGLYVTRRQMDIEDKSLDYLSTKLKLQSRKELVAQQKSGKVTIKDPQKVLWLKDDMTDGQIENQQIDQNVRYSNVSLAFFQSNTILKEMIANDDPSAYQLPFFKRLLMALANGWTIFVELILGLAYLWVLILAGVGLWIGYKTYKKNYPSPVSKSI